Sequence from the Cervus elaphus chromosome 19, mCerEla1.1, whole genome shotgun sequence genome:
CCCCTAGATTTCCTGCAGCTGCTGCAGTCTCACCCTAAGCTTCCCGGCTGCAGGTCAGGTGGCCGGTGGCATCGCTGATGTCCTTCAGCCTAGGAGGCAGCTTCCTATGTACCCCGCACTGACACgccccagggagggaggctgagCAGCTCCAAGGAGGCAGGTGGCAGGCCCGGAGGACATGTCCTAGCTGGCAGAGGCCAGCATGGGGCTGGGTCCTCCCCTGCTGCTGAGGCAACGGCTGCCTGCCAGGATGCCACGCTGGCCCAGGCACTGCCCAGTGCTGGCCTCATCCACACCCAGCTCCCCTTGACCCCTGCAGTGATAGGGGCCGGGCCATCCCAGGACACCCAGTGCCCAGCCTGGAGAAGCGAGAAAGAGCCTGCAAGGCCAATATTCCAGGGTTTAACCAGCATTGGCAGACTCTGCACATTTAAGCAAGACCAACCTGAAAACCCTGGAAAAACCCAGGGTCTGTGGGGACATGAAGGAGCCAGAGAAGGTGGGCCCCAGCCTCGGCCCTAGAGCCGGTCAGCCAGTCGAGACCTGACCAGGAGGCCCCCCAACCTGGGGACCCCCTAATTGGGCCTGCAAGCCCTCCAAGGTCAGGGCCTCCCCCAAAAACCTCGTCTGACCTCTGTGGGTGCCAAGGGCAAGAGTGCAGGTGGAACAGCCTTGGATGAAGTACCCAGGTGACCACTGTGGAAACGTATGGATTGGCAGCCTGCTCAGAGGTGACAGGGACTCCAAGCACAGCCGTGTGGTCCACATCCAGCTTGTCCTCCTCTCGGCGCCCGGGTGCTGGCACCTGCTGTGGAGCCAGGCACCATCACAAGCCAGGGACTTCTAAGGGTCAGCCCACCCGTAACCCCCAGTGGTGACAAGTGTCTAGCTGCCTCCCAGCCCCCCAACCAGTGTCTCCTGGGTGgtccctcccaccaccacctgTCCCAGGGTCCTTGGCTCTGCTTCTGAGACCCCAGCCCAGGCAGAGTCTGGGAAACATTCCAGGTCAGACTCAGAAGTCCTCCCAAGACTGGTGTGGGGGTCAGGTCACCATACAGACAAGGGTGAGGAGCTGCTGGTCCAGGGAAGGGGTGTGGCCCCAGGGGACGCAAGTCCCTGAGATAGCCTCAACCCAGGGGCCAAAGGAGGACCCCAGACTCATGCGTACAGGTCCAGGGATGACCAGCCCCCAGCCCGCCCACCCTCCCCAGGTTTCCAGAGATTGACAGCACTCCACAGTcaggtgattttattcctagaaaAGGTGACAAGCTCTGCTCAGCCCCGGCGGCCAGTGCACACAGAAGCAGGGTCGCCTAGGAGAGAGGCTCCAGGCCACAGCGGGTGCTGAGGCAGAGGGGCAGCCATGTCCAAACACAGATGCCAGCACacgcccctgcactggaaggggcTGCCCAGGGTGCTCTGTCCCGGGAGAGAGCCGAGAGGGCGGCAGGAAGGAAGTGGGCAGTGGCCCCGCGGCCCACAGCCCCTGCCCACGCGCCTGCAGGGTCCAGCAGCCCGGCCCCGAGGAGCGGGGGGAGGTGGGTGCAGGGTGAGCGGGGCGTGGACACGGCTTCAGAAGCCAGTCTCGATGCTGAGGGTGCGGCGGGTGACATGCTCGAGCTCCCCGGACACGTAGTCGGCCATGCTGATGCGGTAGTGTGCCAGCATCTTCAGCATGAGCCGCAGGTTCAGCCACCACTGCTCCCGGGGCATGCGGTGCCTGGGGCGGGACAGGGTCAGTGTCAGAGGGCGGGGTCAGGGGCGGGACCGGCGGTGCCTGCGGCAGGGCGGGGTCAGGGCCAGGGGGCGGGGCTAGGGGAGCGGCAGCTCCGAGGCATGTCCCCTCGGGACACCTAGCCACTGTGTTGGGGTCCTGTCCCTCTGGGGCCCACATCCAGGAGGGCTCAGCAGACCGAGTACACCCTCAGACCTGACCATCGCTGACCCCTACCTTCTCATTCTCACCCTCAACCCTGTTGGTGGGGGACAGGGCAACCCTGTGGGTCAGGGTTTGAGTGTGGCCACACCCCTCTCCCAGCACATTCGCCCCAGGCAGGTCCGGGCCGTGCGGTCCACCCTGTCTTTGGAGGGACTCACTCAAAGTCGGTGTCCTTCTTGAGCTCGGTGACAGGGCTGAAGGCCACCGCTTTCTTCTGCAGGCCGATCACGCAGGCCGAGTCAGGGGCGTTGGCGAACACCCGCCCTGTGGACACAGGCCCGTGATGGCAGCCCCCACACCAGGGATGCCAGTGGAAGGCAGGCTGGGCCGGCTGCTGCCTCCTCCACTTACCGTTGCGATAGACTGCCCGCAATTTCTCCGACATCCAGAGTATGGCTTTCACCCCAAGCTTGGTACCATAGTTCCGGTCAAAGGGGGTGGGAGCCCCACCCTGGAAACACAGTGGGTGAGGCCAGGTTCTGGCCTTTGGGGAGCCGTGGGGCCACAGGCAGCCCCAGCCCTAGCCTGAACCCAGCATCCTGGCCCGACCATGACTTAAGTGAGCCCTCCCGAAGAGTTCTGACACCCCATCCCCTCAGCCTGCAACAACCCAGCCCCTTTCTCCATCCCATATCTGGCCTAAAAGCCACCTCCAGAGGCCAGGCAGTTGGTTGCCGACTCATCAAGTGGGGGGCTTCTGTGGGCCCCCGCATCCAGCAGACAGGTCCCACCACTCGTGAGCAAAGACCCCTGAGGAAGGGGTGCCTTGTGGGTGCACACAGCTCTCACATCTGGCTGGAAACCCACAGCGTGGGTCTCACCAAGACatagcctgggtctcctgcctgtGCAGTGGGTGATGAGCACTCGGGTCAGGGGTGTGCGGATGAAGCGGCCCCTGCAGCCAGGTGCCCCATGAGGAGGGGCACAGAGAAGTGTCCTCATTGTGCTGCAgccccctggggccctgggcctgGACACAGGTGTGAGGGAGTGGCCTTCCGGAATCcacatccccaccccaccacacctgCTGCAGGTGGCCCAGGACGTTGGTCCTGCAGTCAAACACGCCCTTGCCCTCGGAGGAGTAGAGGTTGTACAGGAACTCTGTGGTGTAGTGTTCATGGCACTTCTCGTTCCTGGAAGAGGAATGTGGAACCTAAGTCTCGCAGGATGCTGAGCCCCTCtgggctggcccacaggctcgaAGGAAAGCTCGACCCCACCACCACTGCATCAGCCCCCATCCTCTCTCCGCCCAGCTGCCCCTCAGCAGCCCTGACCCGCAGCCCAGGGGTCAGGAAgcgcccccccacctcccccaggccctgtggGCTCGCCGGCAGCCTCACCGGAGCACCAGGCCCCGCTGGATGTCCGTCTTCATCTTCTCGGTCATGTGCTCCACGTTGGCCTGCAGAGGGAGGACCAACCACAGTGAGTGAGGTCAGTGCAGCCGCCAGCACTGCCCACCCCCTCCAGCAGCTGCGGGCTGTCCAGGAAGAAATGTTCCAGAATACCCAACACGCAGGGCCAACATGACCCAGGTCAGCCTGCAGGGGCGGGCCGGTCAGGGGTGCTGCGGGCCCTGAAGGACTAGGAGGGCTGGTGTGGGTGTGGGCCTGTGGCTGCACAGTGAGGCCGGGTGGGGAAGCCACCGAGTGGGGAAGGGGGACTGCAcagaggtgggggtgaggaggtggGACTGCACAGCGTGGGGGGACTGCACAGGGTGGGGGGACTGCACAGATGAGGGTGAGGGGACCACACTGTGGGGGAAGGCATGTGGGGGTCATGGGCTGGGTCCCCTTGAAGGCGGTGAGTCCCCAGCCTGCTGGGCTGTGCTCCTTGGCTGGAGTCCCAGCCCCTCCAAGTGGTCTGCAGTGGGAGAAGGGCGGGGGCTCCGCTCACCTTTAAGTCTTGGATGTTGAAGGGATCCTCGAAGACATAGGCAGCGTCGGCCCCCACAGCGATGCCAGTCACGGTGGCCAGGTAGCCGCAGTAGCCACCCATGGTCTCCACAATGAACACACGGCGCTTGGTCCCCGAGGCCGACTGCTTGATGCGGTCACAACTCTGGGGGCCAGGGGGAGGTCAGAGACCTCCCTGCAGGCCACAGGGACCCACGACGCTACAGGGACTCAGGTCTCTGGCCCAAGCTGAGGACCAAGActgaggcagggaggggctgggacaaCCCCTTTGTTGTGTGCCAGGGTGCTGGCAGCCCTCACTATGATCCCTCCTCTTGGCCACACAGAATCGAATTCCCAGTCTGGGCAATTCTGCCCCCAGGACAAGGTGGGTCACTAGTGTCtggtgggtggaggccagggtcACTGCTAGGAGGCTCTCCCTGACCTCAGACCAGGGACATACTGGGCCTTAATCTGCCAAAGGGGGAGACATGCCTCCACGTCAGGGTCATAAACAGGGGCCCAGACAACACACGAAGTAAGTGCTCTGCACACACTAACGATAACGTGACACTTGATAACAATCCTAGCTCTGAATGGTTCAAGGAAATTATAGTATTAGATAAAGAACTGAGGAAAGAGAACTAAGAGAGATAAGTAGGTCACTGGTGTCTGAACTGTGAGGATCAACCCCAGATGACCGATGAAGAGCAAAGCGGAGGAAACGGCCACAATGTTTGCAAAGAGTCTGTGTCCCACATATGTAAAGAGCacttacaaataaaaaagaaaacatgcccAGAGAAAAATAGGCAAGTGGTGGAAAAAGATAATTTCCAAAAACCCACAAATGGCCACCAATAAATGCATGGAAAACGTTCAACTGTACCAGAAATCAGAATTGCGAATGGAAATAGAATCCTATCTTCCCCCACCTGGTGAGGTTCAGGGGCACCAGAAGTTTTGAAAGAGCAGGGGGTGCAGTGACCCACAGCCAGTCCAGATGGAGGTTGGATTCTAAAAAAACCCCTGAGGATCATGGTATTCTGGGAGCCGGGATGTAGGGGTGGGGGGTTTGGGGTCTCCTTTAGTCTCTTGTTCCACTAGTATTTTCTCCTTCATCTAATAACATGTAGCACTTATTAGAGCAGCACACCCTCTTCCAGCTTCAGATCCCCCAAAGGGAGGTGCTGAACCCTCAGGGGAGCTGGGTTCCTGAGAGGTAATAGACAGGGTGGGAAAGGTCTGGAGAGTGAGTCAGGGGGATGCCCCTAGGGAGCAGAGTGGGGCAAGCCTGCTGGAACCCTCCCCAATCCTGGAACAAGGCTCCCACCTCCCATGTCCCAGCCAGAGCCCTGGGTACCCCCGGAGCCACATGTGGCTGCTTCACCAGACAGAACCAAGGCTGGATGTCCACGCCAGTACAGTAGCTCAGTTAGGTCGGCTGCAACCCTGACCACCATCATCCTCACACCCCATCACCCCAGGGCCACTTCCCCCGGTGCCATCCACGAGGCCTCAGGGGGCAGCCGGGTCCTGCCCACCAGCCTCGGTGGGGCCCCGTACCTGTCCCACCCGCTCGGCAGCCCCTCTGCACACTCCCTGCTCccagccagcccccagcccacaCCCAGCCCGCACCTCCATGGCAGCGTTGACGGCTGTGTCGGAGCCCAGGCTGAAGTCAGTGCCCGGCACGTTGTTGCTGATGGTGGCGGGGATGACGCACATGACAATGCACAGCTCCTCGTAGCGCCCACGGGCCTCCACCAGCTGCAGCACCCCCTCGTAGGCCTGTGGGGATGGGGGGCAGCTCAGGCCCGGCCCTggagaggctgggctgggggccaaGGCCAGAGAAGGGGCCCCTGGCTCCTGCTCCCCACCATGTGTGTGGGGATTGGCATCTGagcccacctgcccccacccGCAGGGCTGAGACCAGGTGGGCCACACCCAGGAGCTCTATAGCCACCGTCCCCAGGGAAACTGGCCTCCAAGGAGGACAGAAGGAGGCCAGCTGCCTTGACCCCGACCCACTGCATGCATTCTGCAGGGGCTCAGGTTCCTCCAGGAGAGGGCAGGAGTGGATGTCTGTCATGTAGGGATGCTGACCGAGCACTAACATCACATGGACATGCCCCCACTACTCAGACCTCCGCTGAGAGCCCTCTGGACTGGCCCCTCGCCAGCAGGAGACTGAGGCCCTCGGCCACCTGGTGCTCCTGCCCAGGCTGCCCCCGCGTGCTCCCCTGCGGCCCCCTCACCTCAAAGCCCCCAATGACCAGCAGGGCGTGGATGTTGTGAAGGCGGATGTTTTCCACAATTTTCTCCATGTAGCCCTTGGGCAGAGTCCTGCAGAAGATAAATCAGATGGCTACGTCAGTCCGcacagaatgccaggctggagggacACACATCCGCACTGTCTGACCGCTGGAGAAGGTGGGCCTGGGACCTGGCGATGCGATTATTCCCTGTTAGAGGTAGAGGCAGAGGTGAGGCATGGGTGGGTGCGGGTGAAGGGACCACCAGCAGGACAGGTGGCCTGGCACCTGCTCAGTGCCCTCGCTGGACACTGGACACTGCCCTCCCCACACCTGGGCTGTAAGCCTCACTTCCTGCCTGAAGTGAGGGGGTGCCTCTTACAGGCTGGGTAACCTGAATAGCTGTCCTCTACACAGGTGCCCTCAGAGAAGTCCCAGGCAGCAGGGTCTGTGTCCCACTCTGGACAGGCCATCAGCCAGGGAGGACCCAGCCTGGGGCCACAGGGCTGGTTTCCCTGATAACCCCCCCCACTGTCCACGGTGGCCAGCTGCTCACCTCTTCGTTCCCAGCATGGAGCCGCCACGCCCCAGCCAGCCGGCCACGTCATGCCAGCTCACTTCTTGCACCTGTGGGGGGAGGCACAGCTTCAGGGAGCAGGCCAGGGGCACTTGCCCACTTCTCTACAGGCCACGGGCCTAGGCTCAGGAGCGCATGTCCTTGGAGGGACAGAGGCCAGGCCAGGGACTGACCCTCGAGCCACAGGTCGGAGCAGGGTCTCAGGGGCTGGCCTAGGCTGAGGTGGATCCAGCTGTGCCCCCTCCACCCCGGGGAGCAGGCCCGGCCTTTCCCTTGTGCCCACGTTGTGAGTCCCTCGGTCCTTGTGTGTCTGTAAGCCAGCCGGGGATGTAGCCTAAGCTGACCAATGGCAAACGGGCCCACCACCACAGGCCAGGTCCCCCACCCGACCTCGGGCACGGCCGCACCTACCTGATTCTTGGCCAGGCCTTCAAAGCCATCGTGCACGACATATACCGTGTGGCCCTGGGAGATGCCGGAACGCACCGCCGAGCGCACAGCCGCGTTCATGCCGGCCGCCGGGGCCCCCACGTTCAGGATGGCCAGGGAGAAGTTGGTCttcagagaagagggagagacaaATGCGTGAGCACAGGGCTGGGGGGACCGCTGACCCAGATGGAAGTCAGCAGACAGCAGCTTCCAGGGAAGGGGCCCCAGTCCTCGGGCCAGCCTGGACACCGTCCCGGGACTGGCCTCCCCTGGATATGACAAACACCTGTCCTCCTGATGCCATAACGCTCAGCCCAAGACCACACAAGCTACTGTGAAGACCCCACCCACAACCCGCAAAGTCCTCATCCAAAAGCAGGAGCAGGACTCCAGCCGCTGTCAGCCAAGTGCAGCTCGGGCCAGTCAGTGCCTGCCTGGATGCCCCCGGCACTCACTCTGTGCTCAGGGCTCAGTGCCCCAGAACATCCTTGGTGAGCAGCAGGGGTGCATAGAGAGAAGGGGGCCTCTGCAGCCACAACAAAGTGCAAAAAAGCAGGCAATTCCAACTTAGTATTAATggtggtgtagtcgctaagtcaggtctgactctctgcagcctcatggactgtagcccgccaggcttctctgtccatggcatttcccaggcaagaatactggagtgggttgccatttccttctccaggggatcttcctgacccaagaatcgaacctgagtctcctgcattgcaggaggattctttaccaactgaaccaccatggaagccctttaatattaataattaatagtaATACAATGGTTGATTTAACCTGATAGAACCAATGTGTCATCACCTCAACTTGGAATCAATGTAAGAAATCGGGTCTTTCACACCCATTTCCCCCGCTGCTCCTCAGACCCTACACCTGTGGGGCATGCAGGCACCCCGCTGGGAACAGCCACATTCCCAGCAGTCAGCAGCCATGTGTGGCCACTGGCTCTGCTGGGCTGTGTGGCTCTGGTGGGTCCTGGTAACACCAGCCTGATGCCCCAGAAGTGGTCATGACCCAGAGGGTTCTGGAAGGAGATGCGGATACCACTCCACCTTGCCTGGAAATGCTGCCCACCCCCAACCAGCTCTTGGGATAAATGGGAGGGGAGGTGGACCAGGACCCCACCGTCCAAGATTGTCTTGGTGTGGCCCTTTCTTTGTCCCATGATTTCAGAGATGGATCCTGCTGTTGTCCTTATTTGGAAGAGAGACCATTTCGTGAAGTTTTTAGCTATTTGGGAACATGTCttaatactcttgagagtcccttggacagcaagatcaaaccagtcaattctaaagaaaattagtcctgaacattcattggaaggactgatgctgaagttgaggcTGTAATACTTTgtccaactgatgcaaagagctgactcactggaaaagaccctgatgccagcaaagactgaaggcaaaagtgaagggggcagcagaggatgagatggttggatggcatcaccaactcaatggacatgaatctgagcaaactccaggagatagtgaaagacagggaagcctggagcgctgccatccatggggtctcaaagagtcagacacgactgagcaacggaacaacaTAACACTGGAGCCCTCCTCTCCTAAGGTAAACCTATGGGCCTGACTTAACCTTCAGCCAATTGAAAAGCGACAGGCCAGTGTGGTCCCCATGCCCAGACACAGGCTGTTGTGACCTACTGGTCAAGCAGAGGCCGAGCCTGCCCTCTCAGCCCGCAGCTCAGAcccaggcaggagggagggtcccagttccctgagcaggggcgTCTCCCTACTCCCTGAGCTGGGTTGTGGGGGGCTGGCAGGTGGAGGCCACAGGCGCAGCCAGGTGTGGGCTCCGCACCCTGCTCTCACCTTCTCCTTGGAGATCTTCTGGTGGGCAAGCAGCTTGTAAATGTTCCAGTTGTTCTCAAAGCTCCTGGAAAGGAAGCGAGTCGTGCACAGCGCAGCCACAGCCAAGCAGCCTGGCCCGGCACAgccacagcccagcccagcacGCAGCCTCCAAGGGGCCAGACACGGGCGCGGCCATGTTCCCCACTCTTGTCGCCATGGGGCCTGGCTGGGGGGCCATCGCCGGGCAGCAGAGACCCCTCTAAACATGCGTCCCCAATGCCCCCTCAGCAAAGCGAGTGCCCACGTTCAGCCGGCATGGTCTCCGCAGCTCCAAGGCCAAGGGAACCAGAGGAGAGACCTGTGGGTCCAGTCGACCTGGCCCCGGGCCTGCCCCCACTGCTTCCTCCTGTggtctcccctcctcctgccccctccccaggcccccttcCTGACTCTACCTGTGCTGTGTTCTGCAaccccccagccctgcaggcccCTCCTGCCCCATGGGGAGCGTCCACACAGCCTGCCTGCTTCCCGGTTACAGGGACCGTCACACCCCATCTCCTGCACAATGCATGCCCGAGGAGGGCGGCTCAGAGCACCACCTCTGCAGGTGGGCACATCCGCGTGTCAGGGGCAGGCGGTGACCATGGGCGAGCCACTCGGAGTCTGCTGGGGGCCCCGTAGAACAGACCATTGCCCAGTGTGGGCCCTCACCTGCCTCGGAGCTGGATGGCCTCATCAAACCTCTTCTCGTCCATGGCCTTCTGCACCTCCTTGGTCTTAAAGCAAacaagaagcacaggctggaggcagg
This genomic interval carries:
- the PFKL gene encoding ATP-dependent 6-phosphofructokinase, liver type produces the protein MASVDLEKLRTTGAGKAIGVLTSGGDAQGMNAAVRAVTRMGIYVGAKVFLIYEGYEGLVEGGENIKQANWLSVSNIIQLGGTVIGSARCKAFTTREGRRAAAYNLVQRGITNLCVIGGDGSLTGANIFRSEWGSLLEELVSEGKISEGTAQTYSHLNIAGLVGSIDNDFCGTDMTIGTDSALHRIMEVIDAITTTAQSHQRTFVLEVMGRHCGYLALVSALASGADWLFIPEAPPEDGWENFMCERLGETRSRGSRLNIIIIAEGAIDRNGKPISSRYVKDLVVQRLGFDTRVTVLGHVQRGGTPSAFDRILSSKMGMEAVMALLEATPDTPACVVSLSGNQSVRLPLMECVQMTKEVQKAMDEKRFDEAIQLRGRSFENNWNIYKLLAHQKISKEKTNFSLAILNVGAPAAGMNAAVRSAVRSGISQGHTVYVVHDGFEGLAKNQVQEVSWHDVAGWLGRGGSMLGTKRTLPKGYMEKIVENIRLHNIHALLVIGGFEAYEGVLQLVEARGRYEELCIVMCVIPATISNNVPGTDFSLGSDTAVNAAMESCDRIKQSASGTKRRVFIVETMGGYCGYLATVTGIAVGADAAYVFEDPFNIQDLKANVEHMTEKMKTDIQRGLVLRNEKCHEHYTTEFLYNLYSSEGKGVFDCRTNVLGHLQQGGAPTPFDRNYGTKLGVKAILWMSEKLRAVYRNGRVFANAPDSACVIGLQKKAVAFSPVTELKKDTDFEHRMPREQWWLNLRLMLKMLAHYRISMADYVSGELEHVTRRTLSIETGF